The proteins below come from a single Lasioglossum baleicum chromosome 20, iyLasBale1, whole genome shotgun sequence genomic window:
- the Rfx gene encoding regulatory transcription factor Rfx isoform X2: MNTDPSLQKRTSSGGSEILGAERGEGVIAMTTTGAQYALAASTRANNSGGNSATVGVEPKPSVVVVTTSSSSGSGSAAQSQSTRGQQLITVVTSPDPSSPNNLQPIQDPLETAADSSNGSTGTPAHVTAQVVVNTTHSGQHALVDSDAASTSAGTIVSGSPHFITVTGTGDSPSYASLTTAVVSGEPEAVGSESVSHPTYVQYVEGDGSTYIPTNGQMTYPVYAVGEAGAMYTPASSQYYTPASTPVTYAQVTGQGSNSTTGQLLSQGNGTYLIQQSVVDGDPTAHALISAAAARASPQTENAETVVSGGGGAYLISGNSGGTTVTVEDAAAAAANMTHATRVSQATVHWLLENYETADGVSLPRSTLYNHYLRHCSENKLDPVNAASFGKLIRSVFLGLRTRRLGTRGNSKYHYYGIRVKPNSPLVMLNEDGTPRQQQSANSQTKRFKFVNQKQETTYENNTHSNTNISSNTSPPQFHQYLGEASGAIPEFPEIIVSHGSSLPEDCTLEDIDTFRSIYREHCEAFLDAVLNFEFATVESLWREFWRSQDNNNGDECEEEKYLSKTKLYQICKCSEVQDFIQKVDYTFYQNLVEVLMPNVLRPIPSSLTQSIRNFAKGLESWLTSAMADCPEEMTRIKLTAVSAFAQTLRRYTSLNHLAQAARAVLQNSSQINQMLADLNRVDFHNVQEQASWVCQCDYRMVQQLEADFKVTLQQQNSLEDWAIWLKSVVTQVLKPFEEKPTFAKAARQFLLKWSFYSSMVIRDLTLRSAASFGSFHLIRLLYDEYMFYLIEHQVAIATGTTPIAVMGDKSQNCSLLSAFGVTSNGDTLNTNQPKRVKLS, encoded by the exons ATGAATACAG ACCCTTCCCTCCAGAAACGGACAAGTAGCGGTGGTAGTGAGATCTTGGGAGCAGAGAGAGGTGAAGGAGTGATTGCCATGACTACGACAGGAGCCCAGTATGCCCTCGCAGCATCCACCAGAGCTAATAATAGTGGGGGTAACTCTGCGACAGTGGGGGTGGAACCTAAGCCAAGCGTCGTTGTCGTGACTACTTCCAGTTCCAGTGGCAGTGGTAGTGCGGCGCAGAGTCAATCAACAAGGGGTCAGCAACTTATCACTGTCGTTACTAGTCCTGATCCTTCCAGTCCGAACAATCTGCAACCTATTCAG GATCCGCTTGAAACAGCTGCAGATTCTTCCAACGGCTCAACAGGTACCCCAGCACATGTTACAGCGCAAGTTGTAGTGAACACTACTCATTCGGGTCAACACGCTCTCGTCGATTCGGACGCTGCGTCTACATCGGCGGGAACAATCGTCAGCGGTTCTCCACATTTTATTACTGTCACAG GCACCGGTGATTCACCATCCTACGCATCCCTCACAACGGCAGTAG TATCGGGCGAACCGGAGGCAGTGGGGTCCGAGTCAGTGTCTCATCCCACCTATGTTCAATATGTTGAGGGGGATGGTTCCACGTATATACCGACGAATGGTCAGAT GACATATCCTGTATATGCTGTTGGGGAAGCAGGGGCAATGTACACTCCTGCTTCGAGCCAATACTATACACCAGCATCCACACCTGTGACCTATGCACAG GTGACTGGGCAAGGTTCGAATTCGACGACTGGACAGTTATTATCTCAGGGCAATGGCACGTATTTGATCCAGCAGAGCGTCGTGGATGGCGATCCAACCGCGCACGCGTTAATATCTGCAGCTGCTGCACGTGCCAGTCCACAGACGGAAAATGCG GAAACTGTGGTTAGCGGGGGTGGAGGGGCATACTTGATCAGCGGTAATTCAGGAGGTACTACAGTCACCGTGGAAGATGCTGCGGCTGCGGCAGCAAACATGACGCATGCTACTAGAGTTTCTCAAGCAACA GTCCACTGGTTGCTCGAAAATTATGAAACAGCGGATGGTGTCTCCCTTCCAAGATCTACGCTTTACAATCACTATCTACGCCATTGTTCTGAAAATAAGTTGGACCCCGTGAACGCGGCGAGCTTTGGGAAATTAATTCGCTCAGTTTTTTTGGGCTTGAGAACCAGACGATTAGGCACCAG AGGAAATTCAAAGTACCATTACTATGGGATTCGAGTGAAGCCTAACTCTCCTTTGGTGATGTTGAACGAAGACGGCACGCCTCGCCAACAGCAAAGCGCGAACTCTCAAACGAAACGATTCAAGTTTGTGAATCAAAAGCAGGAGACAACGTACGAGAACAACACTCATTCGAACACGAACATTTCTTCGAACACTTCGCCGCCGCAGTTCCATCAATACCTTGGCGAAGCGAGTGGCGCGATTCCAGAGTTCCCGGAAATAATAGTCAGCCATGGATCCTCTCTTCCCGAGGACTGTACTTTAGAAGACATCGACACGTTTCGAAGTATATACAGGGAACATTGCGAGGCGTTCCTGGATGCCGTTCTCAATTTTGAATTTGCCACCGTGGAGAGTCTTTGGAGAGAATTTTGGCGTAGTCAGGACAATAATAACGGGGACGAATGCGAGGAAGAGAAATATTTGTCGAA AACCAAACTGTATCAGATATGCAAGTGTTCGGAAGTTCAAGATTTCATTCAAAAAGTTGACTACACATTTTATCAGAACTTGGTCGAAGTATTAATGCCTAACGTATTGCGACCTATACCGA GCTCGCTGACACAATCCATCCGAAACTTCGCAAAAGGTTTAGAATCATGGTTAACATCGGCGATGGCTGACTGTCCGGAAGAAATGACTCGGATAAAG TTGACAGCTGTGTCTGCATTTGCACAGACACTAAGGCGTTACACGTCTCTGAACCACCTTGCTCAAGCAGCGCGCGCAGTGCTTCAAAATTCGAGTCAAATCAACCAAATGCTGGCGGATTTGAATCGCGTTGATTTTCATAATGTACAAGAACAG GCCTCTTGGGTTTGTCAATGCGATTATCGGATGGTCCAGCAATTAGAAGCGGATTTCAAAGTTACGCTACAGCAACAAAACTCATTGGAAGACTGGGCGATTTGGTTGAAGAGCGTCGTCACACAGGTTCTGAAACCGTTCGAAGAGAAACCTACGTTTGCGAAGGCTGCACGTCAATTTTTGCTCAAGTGGTCCTTCTACAG TTCCATGGTGATTCGTGATCTCACTTTAAGAAGCGCAGCTAGCTTTGGGTCTTTCCACTTGATTCGGTTACTATACGACGAATACATGTTttacttgatcgagcatcaagtAGCAATCGCTACGGGGACGACTCCGATAGCTGTAATGGGAGAT AAAAGTCAAAATTGTTCTTTGCTCAGTGCATTTGGCGTGACTTCTAACGGAG ATACTTTGAACACGAACCAACCAAAGCGCGTGAAACTAAGCTAA
- the Rfx gene encoding regulatory transcription factor Rfx isoform X3, producing MNTDPSLQKRTSSGGSEILGAERGEGVIAMTTTGAQYALAASTRANNSGGNSATVGVEPKPSVVVVTTSSSSGSGSAAQSQSTRGQQLITVVTSPDPSSPNNLQPIQLLVQDPLETAADSSNGSTGTPAHVTAQVVVNTTHSGQHALVDSDAASTSAGTIVSGSPHFITVTVSGEPEAVGSESVSHPTYVQYVEGDGSTYIPTNGQMTYPVYAVGEAGAMYTPASSQYYTPASTPVTYAQVTGQGSNSTTGQLLSQGNGTYLIQQSVVDGDPTAHALISAAAARASPQTENAETVVSGGGGAYLISGNSGGTTVTVEDAAAAAANMTHATRVSQATVHWLLENYETADGVSLPRSTLYNHYLRHCSENKLDPVNAASFGKLIRSVFLGLRTRRLGTRGNSKYHYYGIRVKPNSPLVMLNEDGTPRQQQSANSQTKRFKFVNQKQETTYENNTHSNTNISSNTSPPQFHQYLGEASGAIPEFPEIIVSHGSSLPEDCTLEDIDTFRSIYREHCEAFLDAVLNFEFATVESLWREFWRSQDNNNGDECEEEKYLSKTKLYQICKCSEVQDFIQKVDYTFYQNLVEVLMPNVLRPIPSSLTQSIRNFAKGLESWLTSAMADCPEEMTRIKLTAVSAFAQTLRRYTSLNHLAQAARAVLQNSSQINQMLADLNRVDFHNVQEQASWVCQCDYRMVQQLEADFKVTLQQQNSLEDWAIWLKSVVTQVLKPFEEKPTFAKAARQFLLKWSFYSSMVIRDLTLRSAASFGSFHLIRLLYDEYMFYLIEHQVAIATGTTPIAVMGDKSQNCSLLSAFGVTSNGDTLNTNQPKRVKLS from the exons ATGAATACAG ACCCTTCCCTCCAGAAACGGACAAGTAGCGGTGGTAGTGAGATCTTGGGAGCAGAGAGAGGTGAAGGAGTGATTGCCATGACTACGACAGGAGCCCAGTATGCCCTCGCAGCATCCACCAGAGCTAATAATAGTGGGGGTAACTCTGCGACAGTGGGGGTGGAACCTAAGCCAAGCGTCGTTGTCGTGACTACTTCCAGTTCCAGTGGCAGTGGTAGTGCGGCGCAGAGTCAATCAACAAGGGGTCAGCAACTTATCACTGTCGTTACTAGTCCTGATCCTTCCAGTCCGAACAATCTGCAACCTATTCAG TTATTGGTTCAGGATCCGCTTGAAACAGCTGCAGATTCTTCCAACGGCTCAACAGGTACCCCAGCACATGTTACAGCGCAAGTTGTAGTGAACACTACTCATTCGGGTCAACACGCTCTCGTCGATTCGGACGCTGCGTCTACATCGGCGGGAACAATCGTCAGCGGTTCTCCACATTTTATTACTGTCACAG TATCGGGCGAACCGGAGGCAGTGGGGTCCGAGTCAGTGTCTCATCCCACCTATGTTCAATATGTTGAGGGGGATGGTTCCACGTATATACCGACGAATGGTCAGAT GACATATCCTGTATATGCTGTTGGGGAAGCAGGGGCAATGTACACTCCTGCTTCGAGCCAATACTATACACCAGCATCCACACCTGTGACCTATGCACAG GTGACTGGGCAAGGTTCGAATTCGACGACTGGACAGTTATTATCTCAGGGCAATGGCACGTATTTGATCCAGCAGAGCGTCGTGGATGGCGATCCAACCGCGCACGCGTTAATATCTGCAGCTGCTGCACGTGCCAGTCCACAGACGGAAAATGCG GAAACTGTGGTTAGCGGGGGTGGAGGGGCATACTTGATCAGCGGTAATTCAGGAGGTACTACAGTCACCGTGGAAGATGCTGCGGCTGCGGCAGCAAACATGACGCATGCTACTAGAGTTTCTCAAGCAACA GTCCACTGGTTGCTCGAAAATTATGAAACAGCGGATGGTGTCTCCCTTCCAAGATCTACGCTTTACAATCACTATCTACGCCATTGTTCTGAAAATAAGTTGGACCCCGTGAACGCGGCGAGCTTTGGGAAATTAATTCGCTCAGTTTTTTTGGGCTTGAGAACCAGACGATTAGGCACCAG AGGAAATTCAAAGTACCATTACTATGGGATTCGAGTGAAGCCTAACTCTCCTTTGGTGATGTTGAACGAAGACGGCACGCCTCGCCAACAGCAAAGCGCGAACTCTCAAACGAAACGATTCAAGTTTGTGAATCAAAAGCAGGAGACAACGTACGAGAACAACACTCATTCGAACACGAACATTTCTTCGAACACTTCGCCGCCGCAGTTCCATCAATACCTTGGCGAAGCGAGTGGCGCGATTCCAGAGTTCCCGGAAATAATAGTCAGCCATGGATCCTCTCTTCCCGAGGACTGTACTTTAGAAGACATCGACACGTTTCGAAGTATATACAGGGAACATTGCGAGGCGTTCCTGGATGCCGTTCTCAATTTTGAATTTGCCACCGTGGAGAGTCTTTGGAGAGAATTTTGGCGTAGTCAGGACAATAATAACGGGGACGAATGCGAGGAAGAGAAATATTTGTCGAA AACCAAACTGTATCAGATATGCAAGTGTTCGGAAGTTCAAGATTTCATTCAAAAAGTTGACTACACATTTTATCAGAACTTGGTCGAAGTATTAATGCCTAACGTATTGCGACCTATACCGA GCTCGCTGACACAATCCATCCGAAACTTCGCAAAAGGTTTAGAATCATGGTTAACATCGGCGATGGCTGACTGTCCGGAAGAAATGACTCGGATAAAG TTGACAGCTGTGTCTGCATTTGCACAGACACTAAGGCGTTACACGTCTCTGAACCACCTTGCTCAAGCAGCGCGCGCAGTGCTTCAAAATTCGAGTCAAATCAACCAAATGCTGGCGGATTTGAATCGCGTTGATTTTCATAATGTACAAGAACAG GCCTCTTGGGTTTGTCAATGCGATTATCGGATGGTCCAGCAATTAGAAGCGGATTTCAAAGTTACGCTACAGCAACAAAACTCATTGGAAGACTGGGCGATTTGGTTGAAGAGCGTCGTCACACAGGTTCTGAAACCGTTCGAAGAGAAACCTACGTTTGCGAAGGCTGCACGTCAATTTTTGCTCAAGTGGTCCTTCTACAG TTCCATGGTGATTCGTGATCTCACTTTAAGAAGCGCAGCTAGCTTTGGGTCTTTCCACTTGATTCGGTTACTATACGACGAATACATGTTttacttgatcgagcatcaagtAGCAATCGCTACGGGGACGACTCCGATAGCTGTAATGGGAGAT AAAAGTCAAAATTGTTCTTTGCTCAGTGCATTTGGCGTGACTTCTAACGGAG ATACTTTGAACACGAACCAACCAAAGCGCGTGAAACTAAGCTAA
- the Rfx gene encoding regulatory transcription factor Rfx isoform X1, whose translation MNTDPSLQKRTSSGGSEILGAERGEGVIAMTTTGAQYALAASTRANNSGGNSATVGVEPKPSVVVVTTSSSSGSGSAAQSQSTRGQQLITVVTSPDPSSPNNLQPIQLLVQDPLETAADSSNGSTGTPAHVTAQVVVNTTHSGQHALVDSDAASTSAGTIVSGSPHFITVTGTGDSPSYASLTTAVVSGEPEAVGSESVSHPTYVQYVEGDGSTYIPTNGQMTYPVYAVGEAGAMYTPASSQYYTPASTPVTYAQVTGQGSNSTTGQLLSQGNGTYLIQQSVVDGDPTAHALISAAAARASPQTENAETVVSGGGGAYLISGNSGGTTVTVEDAAAAAANMTHATRVSQATVHWLLENYETADGVSLPRSTLYNHYLRHCSENKLDPVNAASFGKLIRSVFLGLRTRRLGTRGNSKYHYYGIRVKPNSPLVMLNEDGTPRQQQSANSQTKRFKFVNQKQETTYENNTHSNTNISSNTSPPQFHQYLGEASGAIPEFPEIIVSHGSSLPEDCTLEDIDTFRSIYREHCEAFLDAVLNFEFATVESLWREFWRSQDNNNGDECEEEKYLSKTKLYQICKCSEVQDFIQKVDYTFYQNLVEVLMPNVLRPIPSSLTQSIRNFAKGLESWLTSAMADCPEEMTRIKLTAVSAFAQTLRRYTSLNHLAQAARAVLQNSSQINQMLADLNRVDFHNVQEQASWVCQCDYRMVQQLEADFKVTLQQQNSLEDWAIWLKSVVTQVLKPFEEKPTFAKAARQFLLKWSFYSSMVIRDLTLRSAASFGSFHLIRLLYDEYMFYLIEHQVAIATGTTPIAVMGDKSQNCSLLSAFGVTSNGDTLNTNQPKRVKLS comes from the exons ATGAATACAG ACCCTTCCCTCCAGAAACGGACAAGTAGCGGTGGTAGTGAGATCTTGGGAGCAGAGAGAGGTGAAGGAGTGATTGCCATGACTACGACAGGAGCCCAGTATGCCCTCGCAGCATCCACCAGAGCTAATAATAGTGGGGGTAACTCTGCGACAGTGGGGGTGGAACCTAAGCCAAGCGTCGTTGTCGTGACTACTTCCAGTTCCAGTGGCAGTGGTAGTGCGGCGCAGAGTCAATCAACAAGGGGTCAGCAACTTATCACTGTCGTTACTAGTCCTGATCCTTCCAGTCCGAACAATCTGCAACCTATTCAG TTATTGGTTCAGGATCCGCTTGAAACAGCTGCAGATTCTTCCAACGGCTCAACAGGTACCCCAGCACATGTTACAGCGCAAGTTGTAGTGAACACTACTCATTCGGGTCAACACGCTCTCGTCGATTCGGACGCTGCGTCTACATCGGCGGGAACAATCGTCAGCGGTTCTCCACATTTTATTACTGTCACAG GCACCGGTGATTCACCATCCTACGCATCCCTCACAACGGCAGTAG TATCGGGCGAACCGGAGGCAGTGGGGTCCGAGTCAGTGTCTCATCCCACCTATGTTCAATATGTTGAGGGGGATGGTTCCACGTATATACCGACGAATGGTCAGAT GACATATCCTGTATATGCTGTTGGGGAAGCAGGGGCAATGTACACTCCTGCTTCGAGCCAATACTATACACCAGCATCCACACCTGTGACCTATGCACAG GTGACTGGGCAAGGTTCGAATTCGACGACTGGACAGTTATTATCTCAGGGCAATGGCACGTATTTGATCCAGCAGAGCGTCGTGGATGGCGATCCAACCGCGCACGCGTTAATATCTGCAGCTGCTGCACGTGCCAGTCCACAGACGGAAAATGCG GAAACTGTGGTTAGCGGGGGTGGAGGGGCATACTTGATCAGCGGTAATTCAGGAGGTACTACAGTCACCGTGGAAGATGCTGCGGCTGCGGCAGCAAACATGACGCATGCTACTAGAGTTTCTCAAGCAACA GTCCACTGGTTGCTCGAAAATTATGAAACAGCGGATGGTGTCTCCCTTCCAAGATCTACGCTTTACAATCACTATCTACGCCATTGTTCTGAAAATAAGTTGGACCCCGTGAACGCGGCGAGCTTTGGGAAATTAATTCGCTCAGTTTTTTTGGGCTTGAGAACCAGACGATTAGGCACCAG AGGAAATTCAAAGTACCATTACTATGGGATTCGAGTGAAGCCTAACTCTCCTTTGGTGATGTTGAACGAAGACGGCACGCCTCGCCAACAGCAAAGCGCGAACTCTCAAACGAAACGATTCAAGTTTGTGAATCAAAAGCAGGAGACAACGTACGAGAACAACACTCATTCGAACACGAACATTTCTTCGAACACTTCGCCGCCGCAGTTCCATCAATACCTTGGCGAAGCGAGTGGCGCGATTCCAGAGTTCCCGGAAATAATAGTCAGCCATGGATCCTCTCTTCCCGAGGACTGTACTTTAGAAGACATCGACACGTTTCGAAGTATATACAGGGAACATTGCGAGGCGTTCCTGGATGCCGTTCTCAATTTTGAATTTGCCACCGTGGAGAGTCTTTGGAGAGAATTTTGGCGTAGTCAGGACAATAATAACGGGGACGAATGCGAGGAAGAGAAATATTTGTCGAA AACCAAACTGTATCAGATATGCAAGTGTTCGGAAGTTCAAGATTTCATTCAAAAAGTTGACTACACATTTTATCAGAACTTGGTCGAAGTATTAATGCCTAACGTATTGCGACCTATACCGA GCTCGCTGACACAATCCATCCGAAACTTCGCAAAAGGTTTAGAATCATGGTTAACATCGGCGATGGCTGACTGTCCGGAAGAAATGACTCGGATAAAG TTGACAGCTGTGTCTGCATTTGCACAGACACTAAGGCGTTACACGTCTCTGAACCACCTTGCTCAAGCAGCGCGCGCAGTGCTTCAAAATTCGAGTCAAATCAACCAAATGCTGGCGGATTTGAATCGCGTTGATTTTCATAATGTACAAGAACAG GCCTCTTGGGTTTGTCAATGCGATTATCGGATGGTCCAGCAATTAGAAGCGGATTTCAAAGTTACGCTACAGCAACAAAACTCATTGGAAGACTGGGCGATTTGGTTGAAGAGCGTCGTCACACAGGTTCTGAAACCGTTCGAAGAGAAACCTACGTTTGCGAAGGCTGCACGTCAATTTTTGCTCAAGTGGTCCTTCTACAG TTCCATGGTGATTCGTGATCTCACTTTAAGAAGCGCAGCTAGCTTTGGGTCTTTCCACTTGATTCGGTTACTATACGACGAATACATGTTttacttgatcgagcatcaagtAGCAATCGCTACGGGGACGACTCCGATAGCTGTAATGGGAGAT AAAAGTCAAAATTGTTCTTTGCTCAGTGCATTTGGCGTGACTTCTAACGGAG ATACTTTGAACACGAACCAACCAAAGCGCGTGAAACTAAGCTAA
- the Rfx gene encoding regulatory transcription factor Rfx isoform X5: MTTTGAQYALAASTRANNSGGNSATVGVEPKPSVVVVTTSSSSGSGSAAQSQSTRGQQLITVVTSPDPSSPNNLQPIQLLVQDPLETAADSSNGSTGTPAHVTAQVVVNTTHSGQHALVDSDAASTSAGTIVSGSPHFITVTGTGDSPSYASLTTAVVSGEPEAVGSESVSHPTYVQYVEGDGSTYIPTNGQMTYPVYAVGEAGAMYTPASSQYYTPASTPVTYAQVTGQGSNSTTGQLLSQGNGTYLIQQSVVDGDPTAHALISAAAARASPQTENAETVVSGGGGAYLISGNSGGTTVTVEDAAAAAANMTHATRVSQATVHWLLENYETADGVSLPRSTLYNHYLRHCSENKLDPVNAASFGKLIRSVFLGLRTRRLGTRGNSKYHYYGIRVKPNSPLVMLNEDGTPRQQQSANSQTKRFKFVNQKQETTYENNTHSNTNISSNTSPPQFHQYLGEASGAIPEFPEIIVSHGSSLPEDCTLEDIDTFRSIYREHCEAFLDAVLNFEFATVESLWREFWRSQDNNNGDECEEEKYLSKTKLYQICKCSEVQDFIQKVDYTFYQNLVEVLMPNVLRPIPSSLTQSIRNFAKGLESWLTSAMADCPEEMTRIKLTAVSAFAQTLRRYTSLNHLAQAARAVLQNSSQINQMLADLNRVDFHNVQEQASWVCQCDYRMVQQLEADFKVTLQQQNSLEDWAIWLKSVVTQVLKPFEEKPTFAKAARQFLLKWSFYSSMVIRDLTLRSAASFGSFHLIRLLYDEYMFYLIEHQVAIATGTTPIAVMGDKSQNCSLLSAFGVTSNGDTLNTNQPKRVKLS, translated from the exons ATGACTACGACAGGAGCCCAGTATGCCCTCGCAGCATCCACCAGAGCTAATAATAGTGGGGGTAACTCTGCGACAGTGGGGGTGGAACCTAAGCCAAGCGTCGTTGTCGTGACTACTTCCAGTTCCAGTGGCAGTGGTAGTGCGGCGCAGAGTCAATCAACAAGGGGTCAGCAACTTATCACTGTCGTTACTAGTCCTGATCCTTCCAGTCCGAACAATCTGCAACCTATTCAG TTATTGGTTCAGGATCCGCTTGAAACAGCTGCAGATTCTTCCAACGGCTCAACAGGTACCCCAGCACATGTTACAGCGCAAGTTGTAGTGAACACTACTCATTCGGGTCAACACGCTCTCGTCGATTCGGACGCTGCGTCTACATCGGCGGGAACAATCGTCAGCGGTTCTCCACATTTTATTACTGTCACAG GCACCGGTGATTCACCATCCTACGCATCCCTCACAACGGCAGTAG TATCGGGCGAACCGGAGGCAGTGGGGTCCGAGTCAGTGTCTCATCCCACCTATGTTCAATATGTTGAGGGGGATGGTTCCACGTATATACCGACGAATGGTCAGAT GACATATCCTGTATATGCTGTTGGGGAAGCAGGGGCAATGTACACTCCTGCTTCGAGCCAATACTATACACCAGCATCCACACCTGTGACCTATGCACAG GTGACTGGGCAAGGTTCGAATTCGACGACTGGACAGTTATTATCTCAGGGCAATGGCACGTATTTGATCCAGCAGAGCGTCGTGGATGGCGATCCAACCGCGCACGCGTTAATATCTGCAGCTGCTGCACGTGCCAGTCCACAGACGGAAAATGCG GAAACTGTGGTTAGCGGGGGTGGAGGGGCATACTTGATCAGCGGTAATTCAGGAGGTACTACAGTCACCGTGGAAGATGCTGCGGCTGCGGCAGCAAACATGACGCATGCTACTAGAGTTTCTCAAGCAACA GTCCACTGGTTGCTCGAAAATTATGAAACAGCGGATGGTGTCTCCCTTCCAAGATCTACGCTTTACAATCACTATCTACGCCATTGTTCTGAAAATAAGTTGGACCCCGTGAACGCGGCGAGCTTTGGGAAATTAATTCGCTCAGTTTTTTTGGGCTTGAGAACCAGACGATTAGGCACCAG AGGAAATTCAAAGTACCATTACTATGGGATTCGAGTGAAGCCTAACTCTCCTTTGGTGATGTTGAACGAAGACGGCACGCCTCGCCAACAGCAAAGCGCGAACTCTCAAACGAAACGATTCAAGTTTGTGAATCAAAAGCAGGAGACAACGTACGAGAACAACACTCATTCGAACACGAACATTTCTTCGAACACTTCGCCGCCGCAGTTCCATCAATACCTTGGCGAAGCGAGTGGCGCGATTCCAGAGTTCCCGGAAATAATAGTCAGCCATGGATCCTCTCTTCCCGAGGACTGTACTTTAGAAGACATCGACACGTTTCGAAGTATATACAGGGAACATTGCGAGGCGTTCCTGGATGCCGTTCTCAATTTTGAATTTGCCACCGTGGAGAGTCTTTGGAGAGAATTTTGGCGTAGTCAGGACAATAATAACGGGGACGAATGCGAGGAAGAGAAATATTTGTCGAA AACCAAACTGTATCAGATATGCAAGTGTTCGGAAGTTCAAGATTTCATTCAAAAAGTTGACTACACATTTTATCAGAACTTGGTCGAAGTATTAATGCCTAACGTATTGCGACCTATACCGA GCTCGCTGACACAATCCATCCGAAACTTCGCAAAAGGTTTAGAATCATGGTTAACATCGGCGATGGCTGACTGTCCGGAAGAAATGACTCGGATAAAG TTGACAGCTGTGTCTGCATTTGCACAGACACTAAGGCGTTACACGTCTCTGAACCACCTTGCTCAAGCAGCGCGCGCAGTGCTTCAAAATTCGAGTCAAATCAACCAAATGCTGGCGGATTTGAATCGCGTTGATTTTCATAATGTACAAGAACAG GCCTCTTGGGTTTGTCAATGCGATTATCGGATGGTCCAGCAATTAGAAGCGGATTTCAAAGTTACGCTACAGCAACAAAACTCATTGGAAGACTGGGCGATTTGGTTGAAGAGCGTCGTCACACAGGTTCTGAAACCGTTCGAAGAGAAACCTACGTTTGCGAAGGCTGCACGTCAATTTTTGCTCAAGTGGTCCTTCTACAG TTCCATGGTGATTCGTGATCTCACTTTAAGAAGCGCAGCTAGCTTTGGGTCTTTCCACTTGATTCGGTTACTATACGACGAATACATGTTttacttgatcgagcatcaagtAGCAATCGCTACGGGGACGACTCCGATAGCTGTAATGGGAGAT AAAAGTCAAAATTGTTCTTTGCTCAGTGCATTTGGCGTGACTTCTAACGGAG ATACTTTGAACACGAACCAACCAAAGCGCGTGAAACTAAGCTAA